The proteins below come from a single Triplophysa rosa linkage group LG12, Trosa_1v2, whole genome shotgun sequence genomic window:
- the pex11a gene encoding peroxisomal membrane protein 11A, producing the protein METFISITNQSQGRDRIFRATQYACALSKYLLRNEAKRKELVKKLQSLESNMSSGRKLLRLGNTVNSVHAVKSTLHISDPVLRLCLTLANLNRALYFICDNLLWARSIGLIRDIDKERWSLNATRFYFLSLIMNLTRDVYAITQLMVQRSRDRHYQHKVNQHLNESPDVACVIVPQLDAFLFLLIESLKSHPSVALDTLKNICDLFIPLDMLGIFQTNAGVVGFCGLISSVLGILSVLRPNLKMKP; encoded by the exons ATGGAAACTTTTATCAGCATTACTAACCAAAGTCAAGGAAGGGATCGCATATTCAG ggCAACCCAGTATGCATGTGCTTTGTCGAAATACCTACTGAGAAATGAAGCGAAAAGAAAGGAGCTGGTGAAAAAGCTGCAGTCTTTGGAGTCTAATATGAGCTCTGGTCGAAAAC TTCTCAGGCTCGGGAACACTGTGAACTCCGTCCATGCGGTCAAAAGCACTCTTCATATTTCTGACCCCGTGCTGCGCCTGTGCCTCACTTTGGCTAACCTCAACCGTGCCCTCTACTTCATCTGCGACAACCTACTTTGGGCCAGAAGTATTGGACTCATACGAGACATCGACAAGGAGCGCTGGAGTCTGAATGCCACTCGCTTCTATTTTCTCTCCTTGATCATGAATCTTACCAGAGATGTCTATGCCATCACTCAGCTTATGGTGCAGAGGTCTCGGGATAGACACTACCAGCACAAAGTCAACCAGCATCTCAACGAAAGCCCAGATGTGGCGTGTGTCATTGTGCCTCAGCTTGATGCTTTCCTCTTTCTGCTGATCGAGAGCCTCAAAAGTCACCCATCTGTGGCTCTCGAtacacttaaaaacatttgCGATCTTTTCATTCCCCTTGACATGCTTGGTATTTTCCAGACAAATGCGGGTGTGGTCGGTTTCTGTGGTCTTATTTCTTCCGTTTTAGGCATACTGTCAGTTCTGAGGCCCAACCTTAAAATGAAGCCATGA